The Cloeon dipterum chromosome X, ieCloDipt1.1, whole genome shotgun sequence genome includes a window with the following:
- the LOC135946876 gene encoding uncharacterized protein LOC135946876 has product MIGKLLLLVAAGVAVVAASPLDNLLQQSPNLRLLHRVYSECEAKGAGMSGCLKARAVSFVDKVSRMDTLPLADHLSLVRTHPEQIEQGRQSRALTEGELEAADDQTLTDTLVRGVTRVFSGRTIQFEMPKVSEEEVQRSLEEGRGKMKKMMGSMMMMAGMMKMGLLMLLKVKALFFLAKKALIISKIALFLALAVIIKKLLSSQDSGWQSSGGWSSGGGGGGHGGGWDRTGSWDAHNVAYKAHRP; this is encoded by the exons ATGATCGGTAAACTGCTTCTGCTCGTGGCCGCCGGTGTTGCGGTGGTGGCCGCCTCGCCGCTCGACAACCTGCTGCAGCAGTCGCCCAACCTGCGCCTCCTCCACAGGGTATACAGCGAGTGCGAGGCCAAGGGTGCCGGCATGTCTGGTTGCCTGAAGGCCAGGGCCGTCTCCTTCGTCGACAAGGTGTCCCGCATGGACACCCTGCCGCTAGCCGACCACCTCAGCCTCGTCAGGACGCACCCTGAGCAGATCGAGCAGGGCAGGCAGTCTCGCGCCCTCACCGAGGGAGAACTCGAGGCCGCCGACGACCAGACCCTGACCGACACCCTCGTCCGCGGTGTGACCCGTGTCTTCAGCGGACGCACCATCCAGTTTGAGATGCCCAAGGTTTCCGAGGAGGAGGTGCAGCGATCCCTCGAAGAAG GTCGTGGCAAGATGAAGAAGATGATGGGCTCAATGATGATGATGGCCGGCATGATGAAGATGGGTCTACTGATGCTGCTGAAGGTGAAGGCGCTGTTCTTCCTGGCCAAGAAGGCGCTGATCATCTCCAAGATCGCCCTCTTCCTCGCGCTCGCCGTGATCATAAAGAAGCTGTTGTCCAGCCAGGACAGCGGCTGGCAGTCTAGCGGCGGCTggagcagcggcggtggcggcggcggacacGGAGGCGGCTGGGACCGCACCGGCTCCTGGGACGCCCACAACGTCGCTTACAAGGCCCACAGGCCCTGA
- the LOC135946946 gene encoding uncharacterized protein LOC135946946 isoform X2 → MTAAATCLLVLSLAAAGLAAPSEAPKRTLGLRTLFISCLDAGSQDEDSSGDFMSCLNTRVRESGGELRLLPGVTLSAENVDMSGNGQRAMSGNALKIALPWSETSARFFGGWNNPSLVLSGGESELDIGVEVDKEDQNAVATTGDEESGRGKKLKKVLIPLMIGLKLKSALISMLSYGAVIAMAAKALLLSIVAVAIAGIGAMRRMYKDYSDATVHSYSSYEPSSYSSSYHHRSYNTPMGQAVAPSNQVASVVSADATAQPNYASHDMTYAGYRQ, encoded by the exons ATGACTGCAGCAGCCACTTGTCTACTCGTGCTCTCCCTGGCCGCCGCGGGGCTCGCCGCCCCCTCCGAGGCCCCGAAACGTACACTCGGCCTCCGCACCCTATTCATCTCATGCCTCGACGCAGGCTCTCAG GATGAAGATTCGTCTGGAGATTTCATGAGCTGCCTGAACACCCGTGTCCGCGAATCAGGAGGTGAACTGCGCCTTTTGCCAGGCGTCACTTTAAGCGCGGAAAATGTCGACATGAGTGGAAATGGACAGCGAGCTATGTCAGGAAATGCACTTAAGATTGCCCTGCCGTGGTCGGAAACCAGTGCAAG GTTCTTCGGAGGCTGGAACAACCCTTCGTTGGTGCTGTCAGGTGGCGAGTCTGAGCTGGACATCGGCGTTGAAGTGGACAAGGAGGACCAGAACGCAGTGGCAACCACCGGCGATGAGGAATCAGGCAGAG GCAAAAAGCTGAAGAAGGTACTGATCCCGTTGATGATCGGACTCAAGCTTAAGTCCGCGCTCATCTCCATGCTCAGCTACGGTGCCGTCATCGCCATGGCTGCTAAGGCGCTGCTCCTCTCGATCGTCGCTGTCGCCATCGCtg GCATTGGTGCGATGAGGCGCATGTACAAGGACTACTCTGACGCGACAGTGCACTCGTACAGCTCCTACGAGCCGAGCAGCTATTCATCGAGCTACCACCACCGCAGCTACAACACCCCCATGGGCCAGGCGGTGGCTCCCAGCAACCAGGTGGCCTCCGTCGTCAGCGCTGACGCTACCGCGCAGCCCAATTACGCCTCCCACGACATGACCTACGCTGGTTACAGGCAGTGA
- the LOC135946946 gene encoding uncharacterized protein LOC135946946 isoform X1, whose product MTAAATCLLVLSLAAAGLAAPSEAPKRTLGLRTLFISCLDAGSQDEDSSGDFMSCLNTRVRESGGELRLLPGVTLSAENVDMSGNGQRAMSGNALKIALPWSETSARFFGGWNNPSLVLSGGESELDIGVEVDKEDQNAVATTGDEESGRVFLKGKKLKKVLIPLMIGLKLKSALISMLSYGAVIAMAAKALLLSIVAVAIAGIGAMRRMYKDYSDATVHSYSSYEPSSYSSSYHHRSYNTPMGQAVAPSNQVASVVSADATAQPNYASHDMTYAGYRQ is encoded by the exons ATGACTGCAGCAGCCACTTGTCTACTCGTGCTCTCCCTGGCCGCCGCGGGGCTCGCCGCCCCCTCCGAGGCCCCGAAACGTACACTCGGCCTCCGCACCCTATTCATCTCATGCCTCGACGCAGGCTCTCAG GATGAAGATTCGTCTGGAGATTTCATGAGCTGCCTGAACACCCGTGTCCGCGAATCAGGAGGTGAACTGCGCCTTTTGCCAGGCGTCACTTTAAGCGCGGAAAATGTCGACATGAGTGGAAATGGACAGCGAGCTATGTCAGGAAATGCACTTAAGATTGCCCTGCCGTGGTCGGAAACCAGTGCAAG GTTCTTCGGAGGCTGGAACAACCCTTCGTTGGTGCTGTCAGGTGGCGAGTCTGAGCTGGACATCGGCGTTGAAGTGGACAAGGAGGACCAGAACGCAGTGGCAACCACCGGCGATGAGGAATCAGGCAGAG TTTTCCTCAAAGGCAAAAAGCTGAAGAAGGTACTGATCCCGTTGATGATCGGACTCAAGCTTAAGTCCGCGCTCATCTCCATGCTCAGCTACGGTGCCGTCATCGCCATGGCTGCTAAGGCGCTGCTCCTCTCGATCGTCGCTGTCGCCATCGCtg GCATTGGTGCGATGAGGCGCATGTACAAGGACTACTCTGACGCGACAGTGCACTCGTACAGCTCCTACGAGCCGAGCAGCTATTCATCGAGCTACCACCACCGCAGCTACAACACCCCCATGGGCCAGGCGGTGGCTCCCAGCAACCAGGTGGCCTCCGTCGTCAGCGCTGACGCTACCGCGCAGCCCAATTACGCCTCCCACGACATGACCTACGCTGGTTACAGGCAGTGA
- the LOC135945296 gene encoding uncharacterized protein LOC135945296, protein MDIFSQLDVLLQKNLALPPDKRLPLDKFILDEHLFEEKLRQAEADIKRDCVQLEMEAAELDRAAKTVVQTFWLDMHVASQTITGFLNKDLAIRNMPLLKESSEDSEGFQRELMRNEMYVSVTRFIAFSPWELMTDSELAEKQHKSPLDLRSFKSIAEGFQKMLSDVARRASDVQSGAPTGSITRSLLSPEQSQALALLENCDQEINALCVFAKLKMILLILRWLLQQVKNES, encoded by the exons atggatattttctCTCAA CTGGACGTACTGCTTCAAAAGAATTTGGCGCTGCCACCAGACAAAAGACTGCCTTTGGACAAATTCATCTTAGACGAGCACCTTTTCGAAGAAAAGCTGCGGCAAGCGGAGGCTGATATCAAACGGGATTGCGTGCAACTGGAAATGGAGGCGGCTGAGCTGGATCGGGCTGCGAAAACTGTCGTGCAAACTTTCTGGCTGGACATGCATGTTGCGAGTCAGACCATCACG GGCTTTCTAAACAAAGATTTAGCTATTAGAAACATGCCATTATTGAAAGAGAGCAGTGAGGACAGCGAGGGGTTCCAGAGAGAGCTGATGAGGAACGAAATGTATGTTTCGGTCACAAGGTTCATCGCATTCAGTCCTTGGGAACTCATGACCGACAG CGAGCTGGCTGAGAAGCAACACAAAAGCCCGCTCGACTTGCGGAGCTTTAAGAGCATCGCCGAGGGATTTCAAAAAATGCTCAGCGATGTGGCGCGCAGAGCTTCCGACGTGCAGTCAGGCGCCCCCACCGGCTCCATCACCCGCAGCCTCCTCAGCCCCGAGCAGTCGCAAGCACTCGCACTGCTTGAAAACTGTGACCAGGAAATTAACGCTCTTTgtgtttttgcaaaattaaaaatgattctaCTGATTTTACGATGGCTACTCcaacaagtaaaaaatgagTCTTAA
- the LOC135945488 gene encoding cilia- and flagella-associated protein 43-like, with product MMQEEIRAAPPKEAVTLSLSEKNLKRLEESLSRFDERLKSLLKFRIQVCTAVTQEELKVARIKLWILAQSILLADETKTREELKECSDAVDKLSKRKQALQVKFERKRRRHERLKAQDKRQDKTFQQHFTQNTPPAVVQQLSKLYMRRPAINLSASQLRLLNKDLQHIGVKPNGPGEETKAISEDESDEDSAVQLREPCKLYMAALKIMDVTTKKASVDNTAWRTLCKLRRAKVEAEIKVQATALELSEVEGTLDQVNVELAVESTRQSRLQEELDRIVNRKITLLLDIELQILLPLGQIEVTDLHDAQVVNEAILVPRKVVHQINNRIRDAGEAKSIALARAVRFRERQMQMAHWQLQKAELQLQLAKDELKHIEKLPITSEIKRYLKGSLQTSNRTKEDDSYEKELQKRRKRELTAQVADLQGQKRRLRAENLELERQIEQARQLVQQQKPEQTTNHLLINSTRLASERSKLERKYREQEHQLEELREKLEKMKMRTFPTLLSVSF from the exons ATGATGCAGGAAGAAATCAGGGCCGCACCGCCCAAGGAAGCTGTTACTCTATCCCTGAGCGAGAAGAACTTAAAACGGCTCGAG GAAAGCCTCTCAAGATTTGACGAACGGCTGAAATCTTTGCTGAAGTTCCGCATTCAGGTCTGCACGGCCGTGACTCAGGAGGAGCTAAAGGTGGCCCGTATCAAGCTGTGGATTCTGGCGCAGTCGATTCTGCTGGCCGACGAAACCAAGACTAG GGAGGAATTGAAGGAGTGTTCGGATGCCGTCGACAAGCTGTCCAAGCGCAAACAGGCGCTGCAGGTCAAGTTTGAAAGAAAACGCCGGCGGCACGAGCGGCTCAAAGCTCAGGACAAGCGACAGGATAAAACCTTCCAGCAGCACTTTACGCAGAACACGCCGCCAGCCGTGGTCCAGCAGCTGTCCAAGCTGTACAT GCGGAGACCAGCCATAAATCTTTCGGCAAGCCAGCTGCGCCTGCTTAACAAAGACTTGCAGCATATCGGTGTCAAACCAAATGGGCCAGGAGAGGAGACGAAAGCCATCTCGGAGGACGAGTCAGATGAGGACAGCGCCGTGCAGCTCAGGGAGCCCTGCAAACTGTACATGGCCGCCCTGAAGATCATGGACGTGACCACCAAGAAAGCCAGCGTCGACAACACTGCCTGGCGAACCCTTTGCAAACTCAGGAGGGCCAAGGTTGAGGCAGAAATAAAG gtcCAAGCAACAGCTCTGGAGTTGTCGGAAGTGGAGGGCACCCTGGACCAGGTCAACGTTGAACTTGCTGTGGAAAGCACCAGACAAAGTCGTCTGCAGGAAGAACTCGATAGGATtgtgaacagaaaaattacattattgCTGGACATTGAA TTGCAAATTCTACTGCCGCTCGGCCAGATCGAGGTGACCGACCTTCATGACGCTCAGGTCGTCAACGAGGCTATTTTGGTACCACGAAAGGTAGTCCACCAGATAAACAACAGAATCAGG gacgCTGGTGAGGCGAAGAGTATTGCTTTAGCGAGAGCGGTGCGATTTCGCGAGAGACAAATGCAGATGGCCCACTGGCAGCTGCAGAAGGCCGAATTGCAGCTTCAGCTAGCAAAAGACGAATTAAAGCATATTGAGAAATTACCA ATTACAAGCGAAATCAAGCGGTACTTAAAAGGCAGTCTACAAACATCGAACAGAACCAAGGAAGATGACTCTTACGAAAAGGAACTGCAGAAAAGACGCAAGCGCGAACTGACGGCACAGGTCGCAGATCTCCAGGGGCAAAAGCGGCGCCTCCGGGCTGAAAACCTTGAACTGGAGCGACAAATTGAACAGGCGCGACAGCTCGTGCAGCAGCAAAAACCAGAGCAAACCACCAATCACCTCTTAATCAATTCAACAAG GTTAGCGAGTGAAAGGAGCAAACTGGAGCGGAAATACCGGGAACAGGAGCATCAGCTGGAGGAGCTGCGGGAGAAATTGGAAAAGATGAAGATGAGAACCTTTCCGACACTGCTCAgtgtttccttttaa
- the AdipoR gene encoding adiponectin receptor protein isoform X1 has protein sequence MEPVIVQHQFEGMASSEDSSTSSTPPLVPMLPEGLRRRWLNLDDEDEDPTEVPGLREVKELLARDDEASVLEEEDEGCPLPSTPIDTELLEESEELGLGALAHKAAEQAEEFVLKVWEVSWNVCHFQHLPSWLQDNDFLHTGHRPPLPTFSACFRSIFRIHTETGNIWTHLLGCVAFIGMATYFLSRPSIEVQLQEKLVFAAFFLGAILCLGMSFAFHTMCCHSEVVGKLFSKLDYCGIAMLIMGSFVPWLYYGFYCDFQPKVIYLCVVTLLGVASMVVSLWDRFSEPKYRGLRAGVFMTFGLSGVVPAVHHAVADGWFNAISKASLGWLILMGCLYILGALFYALRVPERFFPGKCDYVFQSHQIFHVLVVAAAFVHYHGISEMAMYRMSIGSCDAQNDPPLDF, from the exons ATGGAGCCTGTAATCGTGCAACATCAGTTCGAGGGGATGGCCTCGTCTGAGGATTCGTCAACGTCGTCAACGCCGCCGCTGGTTCCCATGCTGCCCGAGGGCCTGCGTCGTCGCTGGCTGAACCTGGACGACGAGGACGAGGACCCGACCGAGGTGCCCGGCCTGCGCGAGGTCAAGGAGCTGCTTGCCCGCGACGACGAGGCCAGCGTTCTCGAAGAGGAGGACGAGGGCTGCCCATTGCCCAGCACGCCCATCGACACCGAGCTCTTGGAG GAGTCTGAGGAGTTGGGGCTTGGTGCTTTGGCTCACAAGGCCGCCGAGCAAGCGGAAGAGTTCGTCCTCAAG GTCTGGGAGGTTTCGTGGAACGTGTGCCACTTCCAGCATCTGCCCAGTTGGCTCCAGGACAATGACTTTCTGCACACTGGCCACCGGCCGCCGCTGCCCACATTTTCAGCCTGCTTTAGGTCAATTTTCAGGATACACACCGAAACTGGCAACATCTGGACCCACTTGCTCG GTTGCGTAGCTTTCATTGGAATGGCCACGTACTTCCTAAGCCGTCCCTCAATCGAGGTGCAGCTGCAGGAGAAGCTGGTGTTTGCTGCATTCTTCTTGGGTGCTATCCTCTGCCTCGGAATGTCATTTGCGTTCCACACCATGTGCTGTCACTCTGAAGTTGTTGGCAAACTATTCAGCAA GTTGGATTATTGTGGAATAGCCATGCTGATCATGGGCTCGTTTGTGCCATGGCTCTACTATGGTTTTTATTGCGACTTCCAGCCCAAGGTAATCTACCTGTGTGTCGTTACCCTGCTTGGCGTCGCGTCGATGGTTGTCTCGCTTTGGGACAGATTCTCAGAACCCAAGTACCGAGGACTCAGAGCTG GCGTCTTCATGACTTTTGGACTGAGCGGAGTGGTACCGGCAGTGCACCACGCAGTTGCGGACGGCTGGTTTAATGCCATCTCGAAGGCATCACTCGGCTGGCTCATCCTGATGGGCTGTCTCTACATCCTGGGCGCGCTCTTCTACGCCCTCCGCGTCCCTGAGAGGTTCTTTCCTGGCAAATGTGATTATGTG TTCCAGAGTCATCAGATATTCCACGTTCTGGTCGTGGCGGCTGCCTTTGTGCACTACCACGGGATCTCTGAGATGGCCATGTACCGGATGAGCATTGGTTCTTGCGACGCACAGAACGATCCACCACTCGACTTCTGA
- the AdipoR gene encoding adiponectin receptor protein isoform X2 yields MEPVIVQHQFEGMASSEDSSTSSTPPLVPMLPEGLRRRWLNLDDEDEDPTEVPGLREVKELLARDDEASVLEEEDEGCPLPSTPIDTELLEVWEVSWNVCHFQHLPSWLQDNDFLHTGHRPPLPTFSACFRSIFRIHTETGNIWTHLLGCVAFIGMATYFLSRPSIEVQLQEKLVFAAFFLGAILCLGMSFAFHTMCCHSEVVGKLFSKLDYCGIAMLIMGSFVPWLYYGFYCDFQPKVIYLCVVTLLGVASMVVSLWDRFSEPKYRGLRAGVFMTFGLSGVVPAVHHAVADGWFNAISKASLGWLILMGCLYILGALFYALRVPERFFPGKCDYVFQSHQIFHVLVVAAAFVHYHGISEMAMYRMSIGSCDAQNDPPLDF; encoded by the exons ATGGAGCCTGTAATCGTGCAACATCAGTTCGAGGGGATGGCCTCGTCTGAGGATTCGTCAACGTCGTCAACGCCGCCGCTGGTTCCCATGCTGCCCGAGGGCCTGCGTCGTCGCTGGCTGAACCTGGACGACGAGGACGAGGACCCGACCGAGGTGCCCGGCCTGCGCGAGGTCAAGGAGCTGCTTGCCCGCGACGACGAGGCCAGCGTTCTCGAAGAGGAGGACGAGGGCTGCCCATTGCCCAGCACGCCCATCGACACCGAGCTCTTGGAG GTCTGGGAGGTTTCGTGGAACGTGTGCCACTTCCAGCATCTGCCCAGTTGGCTCCAGGACAATGACTTTCTGCACACTGGCCACCGGCCGCCGCTGCCCACATTTTCAGCCTGCTTTAGGTCAATTTTCAGGATACACACCGAAACTGGCAACATCTGGACCCACTTGCTCG GTTGCGTAGCTTTCATTGGAATGGCCACGTACTTCCTAAGCCGTCCCTCAATCGAGGTGCAGCTGCAGGAGAAGCTGGTGTTTGCTGCATTCTTCTTGGGTGCTATCCTCTGCCTCGGAATGTCATTTGCGTTCCACACCATGTGCTGTCACTCTGAAGTTGTTGGCAAACTATTCAGCAA GTTGGATTATTGTGGAATAGCCATGCTGATCATGGGCTCGTTTGTGCCATGGCTCTACTATGGTTTTTATTGCGACTTCCAGCCCAAGGTAATCTACCTGTGTGTCGTTACCCTGCTTGGCGTCGCGTCGATGGTTGTCTCGCTTTGGGACAGATTCTCAGAACCCAAGTACCGAGGACTCAGAGCTG GCGTCTTCATGACTTTTGGACTGAGCGGAGTGGTACCGGCAGTGCACCACGCAGTTGCGGACGGCTGGTTTAATGCCATCTCGAAGGCATCACTCGGCTGGCTCATCCTGATGGGCTGTCTCTACATCCTGGGCGCGCTCTTCTACGCCCTCCGCGTCCCTGAGAGGTTCTTTCCTGGCAAATGTGATTATGTG TTCCAGAGTCATCAGATATTCCACGTTCTGGTCGTGGCGGCTGCCTTTGTGCACTACCACGGGATCTCTGAGATGGCCATGTACCGGATGAGCATTGGTTCTTGCGACGCACAGAACGATCCACCACTCGACTTCTGA
- the LOC135945490 gene encoding microsomal glutathione S-transferase 1-like, which translates to MSNSTMEQLPEVFVDLYSLNAALLIFKMLFVAASTGLLRLKKKISPNPEDARFMGQDAPASDDEDIARVRRAHLNDLENIPAFLFISYLYLASGPDEGWATALMWTFTVARFAHTLVYAYYPVPQPSRAIAFFVGLFICLFMTGYVFIKHL; encoded by the exons ATGTCAAACTCAACGATGGAGCAACTACCAGAAGTGTTTGTGGACCTTTATTCGCTCAACGCGGCATTGCTCATATTCAAAATGCTATTTGTCGCAGCTTCCACGGGCTTACTCAGACTAAAAAAGAag ATTTCTCCAAATCCTGAGGACGCCAGGTTCATGGGCCAGGATGCTCCTGCAAGTGACGACGAGGATATCGCCAGGGTCAGAAG GGCGCACCTGAACGACCTGGAGAACATCCCAGCCTTCTTGTTCATCAGCTACTTATACCTGGCGAGTGGACCTGACGAAGGTTGGGCCACGGCTCTCATGTGGACCTTCACGGTGGCCAGATTCGCACACACGCTTGTCTACGCGTACTACCCTGTGCCGCAGCCGTCACGTGCCATCGCCTTCTTCGTCGGTCTTTTCATCTGCCTCTTCATGACTGGATACGTTTTCATTAAACATCTATGA